The proteins below come from a single Mycobacterium parmense genomic window:
- a CDS encoding vWA domain-containing protein → MASSSAKGHSSRYSAYTGGPDPLAPPVDLREALEQIGQDVMAGTSPRRALSELLRRGTKNMTGADRLAAEANRRRRELLRRNNLDGTLQEIKKLLDDAVLAERKELARALDDDARFGELQLDALPASPAKAVQELSDYDWRSAEAREKYEQIKDLLGREMLDQRFSGMKQALEGATDEDRQRVNDMLNDLNELLDKHARGEDTQQDFENFMDNHGEFFPENPRNVDELLDSLAKRAAAAQRFRNSLSPEQRAELDALAQQAFGSPALMQALDRLDAHLQAARPGEDWTGSEQFSGDNPFGMGEGAQAMSDVAELEQLAEQLSQSYPGATMDDVDLDALARQLGDQAAIDARTLAELERALVNQGFLDRGSDGQWRLSPKAMRRLGETALRDVVQQLSGRRGDRDHRRAGAAGELTGATRPWQFGDTEPWNISRTLTNAVLRQAGTATLDGSAPVLKITVDDVEVSETETRTQAAVALLVDTSFSMVMENRWLPMKQTALALNHLVCTRFRSDALQIVAFGRYARTVTAAELTGLEGVYEQGTNLHHALALACRHLRRHPNAQPVVLVVTDGEPTAHLEDFDGDGSSVFFDYPPHPRTIAHTVRGFDEVARLGAQVTIFRLGSDPGLARFIDQVARRVEGRVVVPDLDGLGAAVVGDYLRSRRRR, encoded by the coding sequence ATGGCTAGCTCTTCTGCCAAGGGACACTCGTCGCGGTACTCGGCGTACACCGGCGGGCCCGACCCGTTGGCTCCCCCGGTGGACCTGCGCGAGGCGCTCGAGCAGATCGGTCAGGACGTGATGGCCGGCACGTCGCCGCGCCGCGCCCTGTCCGAACTGCTGCGACGCGGCACCAAGAACATGACCGGCGCCGACCGGCTGGCCGCCGAAGCGAACCGGCGTCGACGGGAGTTGTTGCGGCGCAACAACTTGGACGGCACTCTGCAGGAGATCAAGAAGCTGCTCGACGACGCGGTCCTGGCCGAGCGCAAGGAGCTGGCCCGCGCACTGGACGACGACGCCCGATTCGGCGAGCTGCAGCTCGACGCGCTGCCGGCCTCGCCGGCCAAGGCCGTCCAGGAGCTCTCGGACTACGACTGGCGCAGCGCCGAGGCGCGCGAAAAGTACGAGCAGATCAAGGATCTGCTCGGCCGCGAGATGCTCGACCAGCGCTTCTCCGGCATGAAGCAGGCACTCGAGGGCGCCACCGACGAGGACCGCCAGCGCGTCAACGACATGCTCAACGACCTCAACGAGCTGCTGGACAAGCACGCGCGCGGCGAGGATACGCAGCAGGATTTCGAGAACTTCATGGACAACCACGGGGAGTTCTTCCCGGAGAATCCCCGCAACGTCGACGAGCTGCTGGACTCGCTGGCCAAGCGTGCCGCCGCCGCACAACGCTTCCGCAACAGCCTGAGCCCGGAGCAGCGGGCCGAGCTGGATGCTTTGGCGCAGCAGGCTTTCGGCTCGCCGGCGTTGATGCAGGCGCTGGATCGGCTGGACGCGCACCTGCAGGCGGCGCGGCCCGGTGAGGACTGGACCGGTTCGGAGCAGTTTTCGGGTGACAACCCGTTCGGCATGGGTGAGGGGGCGCAGGCGATGTCCGACGTCGCCGAGCTCGAGCAGCTGGCCGAGCAGCTGTCGCAGAGCTACCCGGGCGCGACCATGGACGACGTCGACCTCGACGCGCTGGCCCGCCAACTCGGTGACCAGGCAGCCATCGACGCCCGGACCCTCGCGGAGCTGGAACGCGCTCTGGTCAACCAGGGCTTCCTGGATCGTGGCTCCGACGGCCAGTGGCGGCTCTCGCCCAAGGCCATGCGCCGGCTGGGCGAGACGGCGTTACGCGATGTGGTGCAACAACTTTCCGGCCGGCGCGGCGACCGCGACCATCGGCGCGCCGGAGCCGCCGGCGAGCTGACCGGCGCGACCCGGCCATGGCAATTCGGTGACACCGAACCGTGGAACATCTCCCGCACGCTCACCAACGCCGTGCTGCGGCAGGCGGGGACGGCCACCCTGGACGGGTCGGCTCCCGTGCTGAAGATCACGGTCGACGACGTCGAGGTCTCCGAGACCGAGACGCGCACCCAGGCCGCGGTCGCGCTGCTGGTCGACACGTCGTTCTCGATGGTGATGGAGAACCGCTGGCTGCCGATGAAGCAGACGGCGCTGGCGCTCAACCATCTGGTGTGCACCCGGTTTCGCTCGGATGCCCTGCAGATCGTCGCGTTCGGCCGTTACGCCCGCACGGTGACGGCCGCGGAGCTCACCGGCCTCGAGGGGGTCTACGAGCAGGGCACCAACCTGCACCACGCGCTCGCGCTGGCCTGCCGGCATCTGCGCCGCCACCCGAATGCGCAGCCCGTCGTGCTCGTGGTCACCGACGGTGAGCCGACCGCCCACCTGGAGGATTTCGACGGTGACGGTTCTTCGGTGTTCTTCGACTACCCGCCGCATCCGCGGACCATCGCCCACACCGTGCGCGGTTTCGATGAGGTGGCCCGCCTCGGCGCGCAGGTGACCATCTTCCGCCTGGGCAGCGACCCGGGCCTGGCGCGGTTCATCGACCAGGTCGCCCGGCGCGTCGAAGGCCGCGTCGTGGTTCCCGACCTCGACGGTCTCGGCGCGGCAGTGGTCGGTGACTACCTGCGGTCCCGGCGCCGCCGGTAG
- a CDS encoding aldo/keto reductase produces the protein MSNVPAIELNDGNRIPQLGFGVFQIPPDQTAAAVKEALDIGYRHIDTAEMYGNEKEVGQGIRDAGVDRSEVFVTSKLNNGYHKPDDARRAFDETLKALGSDYVDLFLIHWPLPTLYGGDFVSTWKVFEEFARDGRARSIGVSNFQPAHLDRLAAETSTVPSVNQIEVHPYFANEDVRAYGLAHGIATEAWSPIAQGKVLGDPVIERVAEAHGKSPAQVVLRWHIQRGDIVFPKSVTPQRVKSNFELFDFELDGSEMDAISKLDKGEAGRTGPHPDKFDYIPDQK, from the coding sequence ATGAGCAACGTTCCCGCGATCGAACTCAACGACGGCAACCGAATCCCGCAGCTGGGTTTCGGCGTCTTCCAGATCCCGCCCGACCAGACCGCCGCGGCGGTCAAGGAAGCCCTCGACATCGGATACCGGCACATCGACACCGCCGAGATGTACGGAAACGAAAAGGAAGTGGGCCAGGGCATCCGCGACGCGGGTGTCGACCGCAGCGAGGTGTTCGTCACCAGCAAGCTGAACAACGGCTACCACAAGCCCGACGACGCGCGCCGCGCGTTCGACGAGACGCTCAAGGCGCTGGGCTCCGATTACGTCGACCTGTTCCTCATCCACTGGCCGCTGCCCACGCTCTACGGCGGCGACTTCGTCTCGACGTGGAAGGTGTTCGAGGAGTTCGCCCGCGACGGGCGCGCCCGCAGCATCGGGGTCTCGAATTTCCAGCCGGCACACCTGGATCGGCTCGCCGCCGAGACCAGCACGGTTCCGTCGGTCAATCAGATCGAGGTGCACCCGTACTTCGCCAACGAGGACGTCCGAGCCTACGGGCTCGCGCACGGCATCGCCACCGAGGCGTGGTCGCCGATCGCTCAGGGCAAGGTGCTCGGCGACCCGGTGATCGAACGCGTCGCCGAAGCCCACGGCAAATCTCCGGCACAGGTGGTGCTGCGCTGGCACATTCAGCGCGGCGACATCGTGTTCCCCAAGTCGGTGACCCCGCAACGGGTGAAGTCGAACTTCGAGCTGTTCGACTTCGAGCTCGACGGCTCGGAGATGGACGCGATCTCGAAATTGGACAAGGGGGAGGCGGGCAGGACCGGGCCTCACCCGGACAAGTTCGACTACATTCCCGATCAGAAGTGA
- a CDS encoding DUF1707 SHOCT-like domain-containing protein produces the protein MSNSAQRDAKETRDESSRAADTDRIQIAQLLAYAAEQGRLQLKDYEDRLTRAYAATTYKELDQLRADLVGAPVNLRRGGKQNPAPSTLLLAMLSGFERRGRWNVPKKLTAFTLWGSGVLDLRYADFTSTEVEIHAVSIMGVQNILLPPEVNVEIHGRGVMGGFDREVSTPGAPGAPKVKIHGFSLWGGVGIKRKPRSPRP, from the coding sequence ATGAGCAACTCAGCGCAGCGTGATGCGAAGGAGACGCGCGACGAATCGTCGCGGGCGGCCGACACGGATCGCATCCAGATCGCGCAGTTGCTGGCTTACGCGGCTGAGCAGGGCCGCCTGCAGCTCAAGGACTACGAAGACCGATTGACCAGGGCCTACGCGGCCACGACGTACAAGGAGCTGGATCAGCTCAGGGCCGATCTGGTGGGCGCCCCGGTGAACCTGCGCCGCGGCGGAAAGCAGAACCCGGCGCCGTCGACGCTGTTGCTCGCCATGCTCAGCGGATTCGAGCGGCGCGGCCGCTGGAACGTGCCGAAGAAGCTGACCGCCTTCACGCTGTGGGGCAGCGGCGTGCTGGACCTGCGCTACGCCGACTTCACCTCGACCGAGGTCGAGATCCACGCGGTCTCGATCATGGGCGTGCAGAACATCCTGCTGCCCCCGGAAGTCAACGTCGAGATCCATGGCCGCGGGGTGATGGGCGGGTTCGACCGCGAGGTCTCCACCCCGGGCGCGCCGGGCGCGCCCAAGGTGAAGATCCACGGCTTCTCGCTGTGGGGCGGCGTGGGCATCAAGCGCAAGCCCCGCAGCCCGCGCCCCTAG
- a CDS encoding enoyl-CoA hydratase family protein, translating into MDKLVDYLGPSATNGPYARLLLNSPHNRNALSTALVGQLHQGLRDAAADQDVRAVVLGHTGGTFCAGADLSEAGGSGPPPSAYDAAAARAREMAALMRAIVSSPLPVIGAIDGHVRAGGFGLVGACDIVVAGPRSTFALTEARIGVAPAIISLTLLPKLSARAAARYYLTGATFDAHTAAEIGLITMAADDVDAAVGEIVADVGRGSPQGLAASKALTTAAVLEGFDRDTERLAQESARLFVSEEAREGMLSFLQKRPPSWARSK; encoded by the coding sequence ATGGACAAGCTCGTCGACTACCTCGGGCCGTCCGCGACCAACGGCCCTTACGCGCGGCTGCTGCTCAACTCGCCCCACAACCGCAACGCCCTGTCCACCGCGCTCGTCGGTCAGCTGCACCAGGGGCTGCGTGACGCCGCGGCGGATCAGGACGTGCGGGCGGTGGTGCTGGGCCACACCGGCGGCACGTTCTGCGCAGGCGCGGACCTCAGCGAGGCCGGGGGAAGCGGGCCGCCACCATCGGCATACGACGCGGCCGCCGCGCGGGCCCGGGAAATGGCCGCGCTGATGCGTGCCATCGTCTCGTCGCCGCTGCCGGTGATCGGTGCCATCGACGGACACGTGCGCGCCGGAGGCTTCGGTCTGGTCGGCGCCTGCGACATCGTGGTCGCCGGACCGCGCAGCACGTTCGCGCTGACCGAAGCGCGCATCGGCGTCGCACCGGCGATCATCTCGCTGACGCTGTTGCCGAAGTTGTCGGCGCGCGCCGCGGCGCGCTACTACCTGACGGGTGCCACCTTCGACGCGCACACGGCCGCGGAGATCGGCTTGATCACGATGGCGGCCGACGATGTGGACGCCGCGGTGGGCGAGATCGTCGCCGACGTGGGCCGCGGCTCGCCGCAGGGGCTGGCGGCGTCGAAGGCTTTGACCACGGCCGCGGTGCTGGAGGGCTTCGACCGCGACACCGAACGCCTGGCGCAGGAGTCGGCCCGGTTGTTCGTGTCCGAGGAAGCCCGCGAGGGCATGCTGTCGTTCCTGCAGAAGCGCCCGCCGAGCTGGGCGCGCTCGAAGTGA
- a CDS encoding acyl-CoA dehydrogenase family protein, translated as MTDTSFIESEERRALRKSVAAWAANYGSEYYLKKARAHEHTDELWSEAGKLGFLGVNLPEEYGGGGAGMYELSLVMEEMAAAGSALLLMVVSPAINGTIISKFGTEEQKKRWIPGIADGTLTMAFAITEPDAGSNSHKITTTARRDGGDWILKGQKVYISGIDQAQAVLVVARTEEAKTGKLRPALFVVPTDAPGFSYTAIDMELISPERQFQVFLDDVRLPADALVGAEDAAIAQLFAGLNPERIMGAASSVGMGRFALSKAADYVKTRQVWGAPIGTHQGLSHPLAQCHIEVELAKLMMQKAATLYDGGDDAGAAEAANMAKYAAAEAATRSVDQAVQSMGGNGLTKEYGVAAMLASARLGRIAPVSREMVLNFVAQTSLGLPRSY; from the coding sequence ATGACCGACACCAGCTTCATCGAAAGCGAAGAGCGCAGGGCGCTGCGCAAGTCGGTGGCCGCGTGGGCCGCCAACTACGGCAGCGAGTACTACCTGAAGAAGGCGCGCGCGCACGAACACACCGACGAATTGTGGTCGGAGGCAGGAAAGCTCGGCTTTTTGGGGGTGAACCTTCCCGAGGAGTACGGCGGCGGGGGCGCCGGCATGTACGAGCTGTCGCTGGTCATGGAGGAGATGGCGGCCGCGGGCAGCGCGCTGCTGCTGATGGTGGTCTCGCCCGCCATCAACGGGACCATCATCAGCAAGTTCGGCACCGAGGAGCAGAAGAAGCGCTGGATCCCCGGGATCGCCGACGGCACGCTGACGATGGCGTTCGCGATCACCGAACCCGACGCGGGATCCAACTCGCACAAGATCACCACCACGGCCCGCCGCGACGGCGGCGACTGGATCTTGAAGGGCCAGAAGGTCTACATCTCGGGCATCGACCAGGCTCAGGCCGTCCTCGTGGTCGCCCGCACGGAGGAGGCCAAGACCGGCAAGCTGCGCCCGGCGCTGTTCGTGGTGCCCACCGACGCGCCCGGCTTCAGCTATACCGCGATCGACATGGAGCTGATCAGCCCCGAACGTCAGTTCCAGGTGTTCCTCGACGACGTCCGGTTGCCCGCCGACGCGCTGGTCGGCGCCGAGGACGCCGCCATCGCGCAGCTTTTCGCCGGGCTGAACCCCGAACGGATCATGGGCGCGGCCAGTTCGGTGGGCATGGGGCGATTCGCGCTGAGCAAGGCCGCCGACTACGTCAAGACCCGTCAGGTCTGGGGCGCACCGATCGGCACGCACCAGGGTTTGTCGCATCCGTTGGCGCAGTGTCACATCGAGGTCGAGCTGGCCAAGCTGATGATGCAGAAGGCCGCGACGCTCTACGACGGCGGCGACGACGCCGGCGCCGCCGAGGCCGCCAACATGGCCAAATACGCTGCGGCAGAGGCGGCGACGCGGTCGGTAGACCAGGCCGTGCAGTCGATGGGCGGCAACGGGCTGACCAAGGAGTACGGCGTCGCCGCCATGTTGGCCTCGGCCCGGCTGGGCCGGATCGCCCCGGTCAGCCGCGAGATGGTGCTGAACTTCGTGGCTCAGACATCGCTCGGCCTGCCCCGAAGCTACTGA
- a CDS encoding acetyl/propionyl/methylcrotonyl-CoA carboxylase subunit alpha — MPITRVLVANRGEIARRVFATCRRLGLGTVAVYTEPDKDSPHVAEADARVLLAEVKGYLNAEAIIAAARAAGADAVHPGYGFLSENAEFAAAVQSAGLTWVGPPVDAVRAMGSKIESKKLMSAAGVPVLDELDPGAVNEAQLPVLVKASAGGGGRGMRVVRELSSLPGEVEAARREAQSAFGDPTVFCERYLPTGHHIEVQVMADTHGTVWAVGERECSIQRRHQKIIEEAPAPLVERTPGMRDRLFDAARLAAAAIGYTGAGTVEFLADDDGEFYFLEMNTRLQVEHPVTEETTGLDLVELQLSVADGGRLDPRPPAAQGHSIEARLYAEDPARGWQPQAGTVHTIDVPAVRAQFDSLGQRTGIRLDSGIADGSTVSIHYDPMLAKVISYAPTRRQAALVLADGLARTRLHGLRTNRDLLVNVLRHPAFLEGATETAFFDTHDLAVLSAPLADATTVRSSAVAAALADAAHNRASAKVLGPVPSGWRNLPSGYQVKTYRDDESTEHRVEYRFTRAGLVFAGDESIRLVTAAPGQVVLADADGVACSFAVVRHGDDIYVDSARGPVHLVAVPRFPEPGSAVEKGSLVAPMPGNVIRLGAALGDTVTAGRPLIWLEAMKMEHTITAPTDGVLAELNVSTGQQVEVGAVLARVDAPDKGGDHT; from the coding sequence ATGCCGATCACTAGAGTTCTGGTCGCCAACCGCGGCGAGATCGCCCGCCGCGTGTTCGCCACCTGCCGGCGCCTCGGCCTGGGCACCGTCGCCGTCTACACCGAACCGGACAAGGATTCGCCGCACGTCGCCGAGGCCGATGCCCGAGTGCTGCTGGCGGAGGTCAAAGGCTATTTGAACGCCGAGGCCATCATCGCCGCCGCGCGCGCCGCAGGCGCCGACGCGGTGCACCCGGGCTACGGATTCCTCTCGGAGAACGCCGAGTTCGCCGCCGCCGTGCAGAGCGCGGGTCTGACCTGGGTGGGGCCGCCCGTCGACGCGGTGCGGGCGATGGGCTCCAAGATCGAGTCCAAGAAGTTGATGTCCGCGGCCGGGGTTCCGGTGCTCGATGAGCTCGATCCCGGCGCCGTCAACGAGGCGCAGCTGCCCGTGTTGGTCAAAGCGTCCGCGGGCGGTGGTGGCCGCGGCATGCGCGTGGTACGCGAATTATCCTCACTGCCGGGCGAAGTCGAAGCCGCGCGGCGCGAGGCGCAGTCCGCCTTCGGCGACCCCACGGTGTTCTGCGAGCGCTACCTGCCGACCGGGCATCACATCGAGGTTCAGGTCATGGCCGACACCCACGGCACCGTATGGGCCGTCGGCGAGCGGGAATGCTCGATTCAGCGACGCCATCAGAAGATCATCGAGGAGGCGCCCGCGCCCTTGGTCGAACGCACCCCGGGCATGCGCGACAGGCTTTTCGACGCCGCGCGACTCGCCGCCGCCGCGATCGGCTACACGGGGGCCGGGACGGTCGAGTTCCTCGCCGACGATGACGGGGAGTTCTACTTCCTGGAGATGAACACCCGGCTTCAGGTCGAGCACCCGGTCACCGAGGAGACCACCGGGCTCGATCTGGTCGAGCTGCAACTGTCGGTCGCCGACGGCGGCCGGCTCGATCCGCGGCCGCCTGCCGCGCAGGGACACTCGATCGAGGCGCGGCTTTACGCCGAAGACCCGGCCCGCGGCTGGCAGCCGCAGGCAGGAACCGTCCACACCATCGACGTGCCCGCGGTCCGGGCGCAATTCGACTCGCTGGGACAGCGCACCGGAATCCGGCTCGATTCCGGTATCGCCGACGGGTCCACGGTGTCGATCCACTACGATCCCATGCTCGCCAAGGTCATCTCGTACGCCCCGACCCGCCGGCAGGCGGCGCTGGTTCTGGCGGACGGGCTGGCCCGCACCCGCCTGCACGGGTTGCGCACCAACCGCGACCTTCTGGTCAACGTGCTGCGGCATCCGGCTTTCCTCGAAGGCGCCACCGAAACCGCGTTTTTCGACACCCATGATCTGGCGGTCCTGTCCGCCCCGCTGGCCGACGCCACGACGGTTCGATCCTCGGCGGTGGCGGCCGCGCTTGCCGACGCCGCGCACAACCGCGCGAGCGCCAAGGTGTTGGGCCCGGTCCCCAGCGGGTGGCGCAACCTGCCGTCGGGCTATCAGGTCAAAACCTACCGCGACGACGAGAGCACCGAGCACCGCGTCGAATACCGATTCACCAGAGCGGGTTTGGTATTCGCCGGTGACGAGTCGATACGGCTCGTCACCGCTGCGCCCGGCCAGGTCGTCCTGGCCGACGCCGACGGCGTGGCATGCAGCTTCGCGGTTGTCCGCCACGGAGACGACATCTACGTCGATTCGGCGCGCGGGCCCGTTCACCTGGTCGCGGTACCCCGCTTCCCGGAACCGGGATCGGCCGTCGAGAAGGGATCGCTGGTGGCGCCCATGCCCGGCAACGTGATCCGGCTCGGAGCCGCCCTGGGTGACACGGTAACGGCCGGCAGGCCCCTGATCTGGCTGGAGGCGATGAAGATGGAGCACACCATCACCGCACCGACCGACGGCGTGCTCGCCGAGCTCAACGTCAGCACCGGGCAGCAAGTCGAAGTGGGCGCCGTCCTGGCACGAGTCGACGCGCCCGACAAAGGAGGAGATCACACATGA
- a CDS encoding acyl-CoA carboxylase subunit beta → MTTLKSTLDPKAPTFAEAAAAAQTKLAEIDLALAEALAGGGSKYVDRHHARGKLTARERIELLVDPDSPFLELSPLAAWGSDFKVGASTVTGIGVVCGVECMIVANDPTVKGGTSNPWTLRKILRANQIALENRLPVISLVESGGADLPTQKQIFIPGGQMFRDLTRLSAAGIPTVALVFGNSTAGGAYVPGMSDHVVMIKERSKVFLAGPPLVKMATGEESDDESLGGAEMHARVSGLADYFAVDEVDAIRIGRRIVARLNWVKKGPAPAPVTEPLFDGEELIGIVPPDLRIPFDPREVIARIVDGSDFDEFKPLYGSSLVTGWARLHGYPLGILANARGVLFSEESQKATQFIQLANRSNTPLLFLHNTTGYMVGKDYEEGGMIKHGSMMINAVSNSTVPHLSLLIGASYGAGHYGMCGRAYDPRFLFAWPSAKSAVMGGAQLAGVLSIVNRAATEARGHQVDEEADAAMRAAVEGQIEAESLPLVLSGMLYDDGVIDPRDTRTVLGMCLSAIANGPIEGTSNFGVFRM, encoded by the coding sequence GTGACGACACTGAAGTCCACGCTGGACCCCAAGGCGCCCACCTTCGCCGAGGCGGCCGCCGCTGCGCAGACCAAGCTCGCCGAGATCGACCTCGCGCTCGCCGAGGCGCTGGCGGGCGGTGGCTCGAAATACGTCGATCGACACCACGCGCGCGGCAAACTGACCGCCCGCGAGCGGATCGAGCTTCTGGTCGACCCGGATTCGCCGTTCCTTGAACTGAGCCCGCTGGCGGCCTGGGGCAGCGACTTCAAGGTCGGCGCCAGCACCGTCACCGGCATCGGCGTCGTGTGCGGCGTGGAGTGCATGATCGTCGCCAACGACCCGACGGTCAAGGGCGGCACCAGCAACCCGTGGACACTGCGAAAAATATTGCGCGCCAACCAGATCGCGTTAGAGAACCGGCTTCCGGTGATCTCGCTGGTGGAATCCGGCGGGGCGGACCTGCCCACCCAGAAGCAGATCTTCATCCCGGGCGGACAGATGTTCCGCGACCTCACCCGGCTGTCGGCGGCCGGGATCCCGACCGTTGCCCTGGTTTTCGGCAACTCCACCGCGGGTGGCGCCTACGTGCCCGGCATGTCCGATCACGTGGTCATGATCAAGGAACGGTCGAAGGTGTTTCTCGCCGGTCCCCCGCTGGTCAAGATGGCCACCGGCGAGGAGTCCGACGACGAGTCCCTGGGCGGGGCCGAAATGCACGCCCGCGTCTCGGGCTTGGCGGACTACTTCGCCGTCGACGAGGTCGATGCGATCCGGATCGGTCGCCGCATCGTGGCGCGGCTGAACTGGGTCAAGAAGGGGCCGGCTCCGGCGCCGGTCACCGAGCCGCTGTTCGACGGCGAGGAGCTGATCGGCATCGTGCCACCGGATCTGCGCATCCCGTTCGATCCCCGCGAGGTGATCGCCCGCATCGTCGACGGGTCCGACTTCGACGAGTTCAAGCCGCTGTACGGCTCGTCGCTGGTGACCGGCTGGGCCCGGCTGCACGGCTACCCGCTGGGCATTCTGGCCAACGCGCGCGGCGTGCTGTTCAGCGAGGAGTCGCAGAAGGCCACCCAATTCATCCAGCTGGCCAACCGGTCGAACACGCCGCTGTTGTTCCTGCACAACACCACCGGCTACATGGTGGGCAAGGATTACGAGGAAGGCGGCATGATCAAGCACGGCTCGATGATGATCAACGCCGTGTCCAATTCGACCGTGCCGCACCTCTCGCTGCTCATCGGCGCATCGTACGGCGCGGGCCATTACGGCATGTGCGGGCGCGCCTATGACCCGAGGTTCCTGTTCGCCTGGCCCAGCGCCAAATCCGCGGTGATGGGCGGCGCGCAACTGGCCGGCGTGCTCTCGATCGTCAATCGCGCGGCGACCGAGGCCCGCGGCCACCAGGTCGACGAGGAGGCCGACGCCGCAATGCGGGCCGCCGTCGAAGGCCAGATCGAAGCCGAGTCGCTGCCGCTCGTGCTGTCCGGGATGCTCTACGACGACGGGGTGATAGATCCGCGCGACACCCGCACCGTGCTGGGAATGTGTCTGTCCGCCATTGCCAATGGCCCGATCGAGGGGACGTCGAACTTCGGCGTCTTCAGGATGTGA
- a CDS encoding acyl-CoA dehydrogenase family protein — translation MNIWTTPERDQLRKTVRSFAEREILPNVEQWERVGELPRDLHRRAGAAGLLGAGFPEAVGGGGGDGADSVVICEEVHRAGAPGGVFASLFTCGIAVPHMIASDDARLIDEFVRPTLSGAKIGALAITEPGGGSDVGHLRTAAVRDGDHYVVNGAKTYITSGVRADYVVTAVRTGGPGAAGVSLLVVEKGTPGFGVTRKLDKMGWRSSDTAELSFVDARVPAANLVGAENSGFLQIAQAFVAERIGLAAQAYSSAQRCLDLTVQWCRDRETFGRPLISRQSVQNTLAEMARRIDVARVYARNVVERQLAGETNLIAPVCFAKNTAVEAGEWVAHQAVQLFGGMGYMTECEVERQYRDMRILGIGGGTTEILTALAAKTLGYQP, via the coding sequence GTGAACATCTGGACCACACCCGAGCGCGACCAGCTGCGAAAGACGGTGCGCTCCTTCGCCGAACGCGAGATCCTGCCCAACGTCGAGCAGTGGGAGCGCGTCGGCGAGCTGCCCCGCGACCTGCACCGGCGCGCCGGTGCAGCCGGGCTGCTGGGTGCGGGCTTTCCCGAGGCGGTCGGGGGCGGCGGCGGAGACGGCGCCGACTCGGTGGTCATCTGCGAGGAAGTACACCGGGCGGGCGCGCCGGGAGGTGTGTTCGCGTCGCTGTTCACCTGCGGGATCGCGGTGCCGCACATGATCGCCTCCGATGACGCCCGGCTGATCGACGAGTTCGTGCGGCCGACGCTGTCCGGGGCCAAGATCGGCGCGCTCGCGATCACCGAACCCGGCGGCGGCTCGGACGTCGGGCATCTGCGCACCGCGGCGGTCCGGGACGGGGATCACTACGTGGTCAACGGCGCCAAGACCTACATCACCTCGGGCGTGCGCGCCGACTACGTCGTCACGGCCGTGCGCACCGGCGGCCCGGGGGCGGCCGGGGTGTCGCTGCTGGTGGTCGAGAAGGGCACGCCCGGTTTCGGGGTGACCCGCAAGCTGGACAAGATGGGATGGCGGTCATCGGACACCGCGGAGCTGTCGTTCGTCGACGCACGGGTCCCGGCGGCCAACCTGGTGGGAGCGGAGAACAGCGGCTTCCTCCAGATCGCCCAGGCGTTCGTCGCGGAGCGTATCGGGCTTGCCGCACAAGCGTATTCGAGCGCCCAGCGCTGCCTGGACCTGACCGTCCAATGGTGCCGCGACCGAGAGACGTTCGGCCGTCCGCTGATATCACGCCAGTCGGTGCAGAACACCCTGGCCGAGATGGCGCGCCGCATCGACGTCGCCCGGGTCTACGCGCGCAATGTCGTCGAGCGCCAGCTGGCCGGCGAGACCAACCTGATCGCGCCGGTGTGCTTCGCGAAGAACACCGCCGTCGAGGCCGGGGAATGGGTGGCCCACCAAGCCGTTCAGCTGTTCGGCGGCATGGGCTACATGACCGAATGCGAAGTCGAACGCCAATACCGGGACATGAGGATCCTGGGCATCGGCGGCGGAACCACCGAAATCCTCACCGCGCTCGCCGCGAAAACGCTGGGATACCAACCGTGA